From Pseudarthrobacter equi, a single genomic window includes:
- a CDS encoding ABC transporter permease: MSTTVSSRPGNPQPDNAAADTGAAATSAKPVSWKTPVLLAAFGLIALVFFGLLGPNKTASFGISTGSDFFQLPALEVNAFGGGIVLSVLLLALAAYAVYLKTKGRPAPGWLTVTFIVLFVAAFLIWVVGGARTPSISLAGLIAGSVTLAVPLVFGSLSGVLCERVGVVNIAIEGQLLGGAFTAAIVATMTQNPFIGLAAAAVAGAVVSMVLALFSIKYLVNQIIVGVVLNVLVSGVTGFLFSTVMQEDKARFNSPPGLDIIEIPVLSEVPIIGPILFRQSLVGYLMYVAVLVVWVGLFKTRWGLRVRAVGEHPQAADTLGINVNATRFWNVTLGGAVAGIGGSFFTLVAIDSFTKEISGGRGFIALAALIFGRWNPIGAFFAALLFGFADNLQSIVTIIGTPVPSQFMAMLPYLVTVLAVAGLVGRSRGPAASGIPYVKG, encoded by the coding sequence ATGAGCACAACAGTTTCATCCCGGCCGGGCAACCCGCAGCCGGACAACGCCGCGGCGGATACCGGCGCGGCAGCCACCTCCGCCAAGCCGGTGAGCTGGAAGACCCCCGTCCTGCTGGCCGCTTTCGGGCTGATCGCCCTCGTGTTCTTCGGACTCCTCGGCCCCAACAAGACGGCCAGCTTCGGCATCTCCACGGGAAGCGACTTCTTCCAGTTGCCCGCCCTGGAGGTCAACGCCTTCGGCGGCGGCATTGTGCTGTCGGTGCTCCTCCTGGCCCTCGCCGCTTACGCCGTCTACCTTAAGACCAAGGGACGCCCTGCCCCCGGCTGGCTGACTGTTACGTTCATTGTCCTGTTCGTGGCCGCGTTCCTGATCTGGGTGGTGGGCGGCGCCCGCACTCCCAGCATCTCGCTGGCAGGCCTCATCGCCGGCTCGGTCACCCTGGCCGTGCCGCTGGTGTTCGGTTCGCTCTCCGGTGTCCTTTGCGAACGCGTCGGCGTGGTTAACATCGCCATCGAAGGCCAGCTGCTCGGTGGCGCCTTCACCGCCGCCATTGTTGCCACCATGACGCAGAACCCCTTCATCGGCCTGGCTGCCGCGGCCGTTGCAGGCGCCGTGGTGTCCATGGTGCTGGCCCTGTTCAGCATCAAGTACCTGGTCAACCAGATCATCGTTGGCGTTGTCCTGAACGTCCTCGTCTCCGGCGTCACCGGCTTCCTCTTCAGCACCGTGATGCAGGAAGACAAAGCCCGGTTCAACTCGCCGCCGGGGCTGGACATCATCGAGATCCCCGTCCTGTCCGAGGTTCCCATCATCGGACCCATCCTGTTCCGCCAGTCGCTGGTGGGGTATCTGATGTACGTCGCAGTACTGGTGGTCTGGGTAGGCCTCTTCAAGACGCGCTGGGGGCTGCGGGTCCGCGCCGTGGGCGAGCACCCCCAGGCCGCCGACACCCTGGGCATCAACGTCAACGCCACCCGGTTCTGGAACGTCACCCTGGGCGGTGCCGTGGCCGGAATCGGTGGATCGTTCTTCACCCTGGTGGCCATCGACAGCTTCACCAAGGAGATCTCCGGCGGCCGCGGGTTCATCGCCCTTGCCGCCCTCATCTTCGGCAGGTGGAACCCCATTGGAGCGTTCTTCGCGGCCCTGCTGTTTGGCTTCGCGGACAACCTGCAGAGCATCGTCACCATCATTGGCACCCCGGTTCCCAGCCAGTTCATGGCCATGCTCCCGTACCTGGTGACCGTCCTGGCCGTTGCCGGCCTGGTGGGCAGGTCCCGGGGGCCGGCGGCCAGCGGCATACCGTACGTCAAGGGTTGA
- a CDS encoding cytidine deaminase has protein sequence MGNTVDWPALEAAAVDAMRKAYAPYSKFPVGAAALTGDGRIVSGCNVENASYGLTLCAECALVGNLQMTGGGSLRAFYCVDGTGNVLMPCGRCRQLLYEFRAPDMELMTTQGIKTMDQVLPDAFGPEHLEETR, from the coding sequence GTGGGGAACACTGTTGACTGGCCTGCGCTGGAGGCAGCCGCCGTCGACGCCATGCGCAAAGCCTACGCGCCCTATTCCAAGTTCCCGGTGGGGGCTGCGGCCCTCACCGGGGACGGCCGGATCGTCAGTGGCTGCAACGTGGAGAACGCCAGCTACGGCCTGACGCTTTGCGCCGAGTGCGCCCTGGTGGGGAACCTCCAGATGACCGGGGGCGGCAGCCTCCGTGCCTTTTACTGCGTGGACGGTACCGGAAATGTGCTGATGCCGTGCGGGCGTTGCAGGCAGTTGCTGTACGAATTCCGTGCTCCGGACATGGAGCTCATGACCACCCAAGGAATCAAGACCATGGACCAGGTCCTTCCTGATGCCTTCGGTCCCGAACACCTGGAGGAAACCCGATGA